The Paenibacillus tianjinensis genome has a window encoding:
- a CDS encoding DUF255 domain-containing protein, translating into MTTQKVPNRLAKEKSPYLLQHAHNPVNWFPWSDEAFEVAKRDNKPVFLSIGYS; encoded by the coding sequence ATGACAACTCAAAAAGTACCCAATAGATTAGCCAAGGAAAAGTCACCGTACTTGCTGCAACACGCACATAATCCGGTGAACTGGTTCCCTTGGTCGGACGAGGCTTTTGAAGTCGCGAAGCGCGACAACAAGCCTGTCTTCCTTTCTATTGGGTATAGCTAG